Sequence from the Gloeocapsopsis dulcis genome:
CAAAATTGCGCAAGGTGTCACAAAATTAGGTCATGAAGATAAGGATAAGTTAGTCAAAACGCATCAGCACCTTTCACCAGCAATGCCGACTCAGACAGCTAGTGAATCAGGATCAAAACAACTACGACAAACTCAGTTAGCATATCAGCTTGTTCAAGAACTTAGTCAGTTCAAAGCTGGCTTTTTGGTACGCACTGCTCACGAACTGCGATCGCCATTAAATAGCCTGATTGGATTACATCAGTTGATTTTGTCTGATTTATGCGATCACCCTGCTGAAGAGCGCGAGTTTGTCGCTCAAGCCCAGCAGATGGCACTAAAACTAGTAGAGTTACTTGATGAAATTCTTGATGTTGCCCGAATCGCAAATAACAGCCACACTTTAGAAATTCAGCCATTGCAGTTAACTGCTGCGATCGCGGAAATTGAGCATCTTACACAAACTTTAGCAGCCAATCGTAATATCAAACTTCAAGTATCATCCTCTGATCCAGAAACT
This genomic interval carries:
- a CDS encoding sensor histidine kinase; amino-acid sequence: MSWINWVYLAIGLGLGLGSHKIAQGVTKLGHEDKDKLVKTHQHLSPAMPTQTASESGSKQLRQTQLAYQLVQELSQFKAGFLVRTAHELRSPLNSLIGLHQLILSDLCDHPAEEREFVAQAQQMALKLVELLDEILDVARIANNSHTLEIQPLQLTAAIAEIEHLTQTLAANRNIKLQVSSSDPETYILADPQWLRFVLLNLVDTCIQTMEAGSIAISSQPISNAEVAHISFDVPLPIDTWSESLDTMQFEQHMGRLQPEGKSLSPGFKLLLNQTVLELMQASLSFLPISTTTDIVPLTRIQISIPLVIPEAELLE